One genomic region from SAR92 clade bacterium H455 encodes:
- a CDS encoding alpha/beta hydrolase, translating to MKLITGQRILSKLSNLGPGLSRSPLGTFRFVYDSFDQLFGSGSRSDVTTEDRSIDVGERELGIRIYRPAKAEPKLTMVYFHGGGYVIGGFKSHHGFCSLLAGQANINLITVDYRLAPESPFPGPLQDGLDAWNWVADYVAELGVEQTKIGMGGDSAGGNLAAVLSMQTFGDLLDGDLKVAPAFQFLLYPWVDMSGESDSIQRFGKGLILTQETMSFFRDAYLPKELEPQATKSSPILCEDMSSTPDTLIVTAEYDVLRDEGLAFVGKLQQAQVSVSHLHLPDCTHGFISTGKFSPATRKRLNEVAAMFDTYAASI from the coding sequence ATGAAACTCATTACAGGTCAGAGAATTCTCAGCAAGCTTAGTAACCTAGGTCCTGGGCTGAGCCGCTCGCCGCTCGGAACTTTTCGCTTCGTCTATGACAGCTTTGACCAGCTATTTGGCAGCGGCTCTCGATCTGATGTCACTACAGAGGATCGGTCAATCGACGTGGGTGAGCGCGAGCTCGGTATTCGAATCTATAGGCCTGCCAAGGCCGAACCAAAGCTGACTATGGTCTACTTTCACGGCGGTGGCTATGTGATCGGCGGTTTTAAAAGCCACCATGGCTTCTGCAGTCTGTTAGCGGGTCAGGCCAATATCAACCTGATTACGGTAGATTATCGACTGGCACCTGAGAGTCCATTCCCGGGTCCATTGCAGGATGGTTTGGACGCCTGGAATTGGGTGGCAGATTATGTTGCTGAGTTGGGTGTCGAGCAGACCAAAATCGGTATGGGTGGTGATAGTGCTGGAGGTAACCTAGCAGCGGTGTTATCCATGCAAACCTTCGGTGATCTGTTGGATGGGGATTTAAAGGTAGCACCGGCCTTTCAGTTTTTGCTCTATCCTTGGGTCGATATGAGTGGTGAGTCAGATTCGATTCAGCGTTTCGGTAAGGGTCTGATCTTAACGCAGGAAACCATGTCTTTTTTCCGCGACGCCTACTTGCCCAAAGAGCTGGAGCCTCAGGCGACCAAGAGTAGCCCAATACTCTGTGAGGATATGAGTTCAACGCCGGATACATTGATTGTGACGGCGGAATACGATGTCTTAAGAGATGAAGGTCTTGCCTTTGTAGGCAAGTTGCAGCAGGCGCAGGTATCAGTATCTCATCTTCATTTGCCGGATTGCACTCACGGATTTATATCAACAGGCAAGTTTAGCCCAGCAACGCGTAAACGTTTAAATGAAGTCGCAGCTATGTTTGATACATACGCCGCAAGTATCTAA
- a CDS encoding type II toxin-antitoxin system HipA family toxin, translating into MTTATVKLWGTTIGYVAMASGERFARFEYAPDFEAFGIEPAPLMMPVQGRHIYQFSDLHPRSFHGMPGLIADSLPDKYGQRLIDVWLAQTGRKPADFNAVDRLCYTGTRGMGALEFEPSAEPDKSAGKLLAIEDLTELASMAFASKESLQAKFTEAGFSKGEGSDALLDILKVGTSAGGARAKAVIAFNPETKQVRSGQLHLPSGFEYWLIKFDGVEFSGDWGVADPSGYGLLEYSYHLIAKECGIQMMESSIFSENGRNHFMTQRFDRDADGGKQFMQTFGALAHYDYYESGYYSYEQLFMLMKRLNLPKRAFEEQFRRVVFNIVGCNQDDHVKNFAFMMDRQGNWDLSPAYDLCHAEGSQFTRNHQLSINGKTNDFERSDLKHLAQYAGLPRGSEKQIIQRTVEAFSKWKAIATDIAVPAKLQDHVLGTLRLKI; encoded by the coding sequence ATGACGACCGCGACAGTAAAACTCTGGGGCACCACTATTGGCTACGTTGCCATGGCTAGCGGCGAGCGCTTTGCCCGCTTCGAGTATGCTCCAGATTTTGAGGCTTTTGGCATTGAACCAGCGCCATTGATGATGCCAGTGCAGGGCCGGCACATCTATCAGTTTTCCGATCTCCATCCGCGTTCATTTCACGGTATGCCAGGGCTGATTGCTGACAGCTTGCCGGACAAATATGGTCAGCGACTGATCGATGTGTGGCTGGCCCAAACTGGCCGTAAGCCAGCCGACTTTAATGCGGTGGACCGCCTCTGTTATACCGGCACCCGCGGAATGGGTGCATTGGAATTCGAACCCTCTGCAGAGCCAGATAAAAGCGCAGGCAAGTTGTTGGCAATAGAAGATCTAACTGAACTCGCGTCAATGGCCTTTGCCAGCAAAGAGTCACTGCAGGCTAAATTTACTGAAGCCGGTTTCAGTAAAGGCGAGGGCAGTGATGCACTGCTCGATATACTAAAAGTCGGCACCTCCGCCGGTGGCGCAAGGGCCAAGGCGGTTATCGCCTTTAACCCAGAGACTAAGCAAGTGCGCTCTGGGCAGCTACATTTGCCCTCAGGCTTCGAGTACTGGTTAATCAAATTTGATGGCGTAGAGTTCAGCGGTGATTGGGGCGTGGCCGACCCTTCAGGCTATGGCCTATTGGAATACAGCTATCACCTGATAGCGAAAGAGTGCGGTATCCAAATGATGGAGAGCAGTATCTTCTCAGAGAATGGCCGCAACCACTTTATGACCCAACGCTTTGATCGCGATGCCGATGGCGGCAAGCAATTTATGCAGACCTTTGGCGCGCTGGCTCACTACGATTATTATGAAAGCGGCTATTACTCCTACGAACAGCTGTTTATGCTGATGAAACGCTTGAATCTTCCCAAGCGCGCTTTCGAAGAACAGTTTCGCCGCGTGGTATTTAATATCGTCGGTTGCAACCAAGACGATCACGTCAAAAACTTCGCCTTTATGATGGATCGACAGGGCAACTGGGATCTGTCTCCGGCCTATGATCTCTGTCACGCCGAGGGCAGTCAGTTCACGCGCAATCATCAGCTTAGTATCAATGGTAAAACCAATGACTTTGAGCGCAGCGATTTAAAACATCTGGCGCAATATGCGGGACTGCCTCGGGGTAGTGAAAAGCAGATTATTCAGCGTACTGTTGAGGCATTTTCAAAGTGGAAGGCTATTGCCACTGATATAGCTGTTCCGGCCAAATTGCAGGACCATGTTCTAGGTACGTTGCGGTTAAAAATATAA
- a CDS encoding helix-turn-helix transcriptional regulator → MKIDYLTPEGATLNEMGRRLARVRKQQGFSQTRLAEEAGLGVATLRRIESGQDGQMASWIKLLKALRMTAAIDALLPETFASPMAEVLSTAKQSKKGRVAEPGVRWGDERE, encoded by the coding sequence ATGAAAATTGATTACTTAACCCCAGAGGGCGCCACCCTCAACGAGATGGGCCGGAGGCTGGCGCGAGTACGGAAGCAGCAGGGCTTCTCTCAGACTCGCTTGGCCGAAGAAGCAGGTCTTGGTGTTGCAACTCTGCGGCGCATCGAATCTGGTCAGGATGGTCAAATGGCTTCATGGATCAAGTTACTCAAAGCGCTGCGTATGACTGCGGCGATTGATGCCCTGTTACCAGAAACTTTCGCTTCACCTATGGCTGAAGTGCTCTCCACAGCAAAGCAAAGCAAGAAAGGCCGAGTAGCTGAGCCAGGTGTTCGCTGGGGTGATGAAAGGGAATGA
- a CDS encoding aminotransferase class V-fold PLP-dependent enzyme, giving the protein MNPFIAHEGIYMLSHSVGLPLVGAEQAAASAFWQPWQRGDAEIWNHWLGEITRFREQLAMLMNTEMANICPQSSLSSAVSKIVFSLPTRPQRPVILLSEEDFPSIAFALQKTASLGYQLKFISTDTDISDLAQWDQQMTSDVGMVLVTHVQSNNGRQLPVQKITELARQKGVLSLVDVAQSAAIIPIDLQQWQADFVVGSSVKWIGGGPGAAFLWVDPEIIDQCQPDNVGWFSHENPFEFDIHQFRYASDALRFWGGTPSVYPYALAANSLTQINAMGVDKIRQNNIALSEMIIQAVPHSALISPRLDAQRSGTLILNFGQFQQQVVSCLNESKVHFDTRVKGIRLSPHGCNTAAQIEAIIGCF; this is encoded by the coding sequence ATGAACCCGTTTATTGCCCATGAGGGAATCTATATGCTCAGTCACTCTGTGGGACTGCCATTGGTCGGTGCGGAGCAAGCGGCGGCCAGTGCCTTTTGGCAGCCATGGCAGCGTGGTGATGCAGAAATATGGAATCACTGGTTGGGTGAGATCACCCGCTTTCGAGAGCAACTGGCAATGCTTATGAATACCGAGATGGCTAATATCTGTCCCCAGAGTAGCCTCTCCAGTGCCGTGTCAAAGATTGTTTTTTCATTGCCAACCCGTCCTCAGCGGCCGGTTATTTTATTGAGCGAAGAGGATTTCCCATCGATTGCCTTTGCCTTGCAAAAAACCGCCAGTCTGGGCTATCAGTTAAAATTTATTTCCACAGATACAGATATCTCGGATCTGGCCCAGTGGGACCAACAGATGACATCCGACGTGGGCATGGTTTTGGTGACTCATGTGCAGTCCAATAATGGACGTCAGTTACCAGTGCAAAAAATCACCGAGCTGGCGCGGCAGAAAGGCGTTTTATCCCTGGTGGATGTGGCTCAGTCGGCGGCAATTATCCCAATTGATCTGCAGCAGTGGCAGGCGGATTTTGTGGTGGGCTCCTCGGTTAAGTGGATTGGTGGTGGCCCAGGGGCGGCATTTCTCTGGGTTGACCCAGAGATAATTGATCAGTGCCAGCCGGACAATGTGGGTTGGTTCTCCCATGAGAACCCCTTTGAATTTGATATTCATCAGTTTCGCTATGCGTCCGATGCCCTGCGATTTTGGGGCGGTACGCCCTCGGTCTACCCCTATGCATTGGCCGCCAATAGTCTGACCCAGATTAATGCCATGGGCGTGGATAAGATTAGACAAAATAATATTGCCCTCAGCGAGATGATTATTCAGGCGGTGCCGCATTCAGCATTGATCTCGCCCCGCTTAGACGCTCAGCGGAGCGGCACGCTGATACTGAATTTTGGGCAATTTCAGCAGCAGGTTGTGAGTTGTTTAAATGAGTCTAAGGTGCACTTTGATACCAGAGTGAAAGGTATCCGACTGTCGCCTCACGGCTGCAATACTGCGGCACAAATCGAGGCCATAATAGGCTGTTTTTAA
- a CDS encoding Lrp/AsnC family transcriptional regulator gives MPLNHQNADNINLDNTDIKILNALQVNARISNAELSALVNLSQTPCLRRLRKLEQSGLIEQYTARLNHGMLGIGVSAFVFIKLNKNTSSNAASFETAVGEFSEVLECCVLAGVHDYALRIVTKNLKTFESFLKDKLATVEQVEDIESTIILNQIMAHRSPKLIRP, from the coding sequence ATGCCCCTGAATCACCAGAACGCAGATAACATCAATCTAGACAATACCGATATCAAGATTCTCAATGCCCTGCAGGTCAATGCACGGATCAGTAATGCCGAGCTCTCAGCTCTCGTTAATCTTTCACAAACACCCTGCTTGAGGCGTCTGCGTAAACTGGAACAGAGCGGTCTGATAGAGCAGTACACTGCGCGCCTGAATCACGGCATGTTGGGCATTGGTGTCTCGGCTTTTGTATTTATAAAATTGAATAAAAATACCTCAAGTAATGCGGCTTCATTTGAGACTGCGGTCGGTGAATTTAGCGAGGTGTTGGAGTGCTGTGTTCTAGCCGGCGTGCATGATTATGCACTGCGCATAGTGACGAAAAATCTAAAGACTTTTGAATCCTTTTTAAAGGACAAATTGGCCACTGTAGAACAGGTGGAAGATATAGAGTCGACGATTATTCTCAATCAAATAATGGCTCATCGCTCCCCCAAGCTTATTAGGCCTTAG
- a CDS encoding DUF1864 family protein gives MSEKAKALDAWIRSDFREINTALEALHFSQPDRLPVPIMGEALKQRLVEEGTALIRELLDEGNTDEGFDSGFDLLGNVGFYMAACRRHEITEPSRETRSPLQEASALAMQLGASLGVIPRFASSHLETHNRAVSGVYKTFTDLGDEKLFLDYNTRSVFAFIRASEALRQILPLGVSHPVTYDLLLSAKQSLEEVYAYNQELFEKLDVDRFFYCVRPYYRPHRVGLHEYRGANAGDFAGINVIDLLLGLCRADDPYYSQLLVDKFLFMRPDDQLVLRDCMRRTSLLDSFLATADAARDQPWVQKNLELFLQVCHAHGQTALQHHEQLVNKFIERPADEGVLTESKGITASGPPLPVLLKSLRKLCDMRCAADVGGAFKTRHGDIEHLKGLLL, from the coding sequence ATGAGCGAAAAAGCCAAGGCACTTGACGCATGGATCCGTAGCGATTTTAGAGAGATCAACACCGCCCTTGAAGCGCTGCACTTTAGCCAGCCAGATCGACTGCCTGTGCCTATCATGGGCGAGGCGTTAAAGCAGCGCTTAGTGGAAGAGGGCACGGCCCTAATCCGCGAGCTGCTCGATGAAGGCAATACCGACGAAGGCTTCGATAGTGGTTTTGATCTGCTCGGCAATGTAGGCTTTTATATGGCCGCCTGCCGCCGTCATGAAATCACCGAACCTTCCAGAGAAACTCGCTCTCCGTTGCAGGAAGCCTCGGCACTGGCGATGCAGCTGGGGGCCTCTCTGGGTGTGATTCCACGCTTTGCCTCGAGTCATTTAGAAACTCATAATCGGGCTGTTAGTGGTGTCTATAAAACCTTTACTGACCTGGGCGACGAAAAGCTGTTTCTCGATTACAACACCCGCAGCGTCTTTGCCTTTATTCGTGCCTCAGAAGCATTGCGCCAGATACTGCCCCTGGGTGTTTCTCATCCGGTAACCTACGATCTTTTGCTTAGTGCCAAACAGTCACTGGAAGAGGTTTATGCTTACAACCAAGAGCTATTTGAAAAGCTCGATGTGGATCGTTTCTTTTACTGCGTCAGGCCCTATTACCGCCCTCATCGTGTGGGGCTGCATGAATACCGTGGCGCCAATGCAGGAGATTTTGCCGGGATCAATGTGATCGACTTGTTGCTTGGTTTGTGTCGCGCTGACGATCCTTATTATTCTCAGCTTTTAGTGGATAAGTTTCTGTTTATGCGCCCGGATGATCAGTTGGTGTTGCGCGACTGTATGCGCCGCACTAGCTTGCTGGACAGCTTTTTAGCCACGGCCGATGCGGCGAGAGATCAGCCCTGGGTGCAGAAGAATCTTGAGCTGTTTTTACAAGTTTGCCATGCCCATGGCCAGACTGCACTGCAGCATCACGAGCAGCTGGTTAATAAGTTTATTGAGCGGCCGGCGGATGAAGGGGTGTTAACCGAATCCAAGGGAATTACCGCCAGTGGGCCACCATTGCCCGTGCTGTTAAAAAGCCTGCGCAAACTCTGCGATATGCGCTGCGCTGCAGATGTTGGTGGCGCGTTTAAAACCCGCCATGGGGATATCGAGCATCTCAAAGGCTTGCTGCTATGA